Proteins co-encoded in one bacterium genomic window:
- the larA gene encoding nickel-dependent lactate racemase yields the protein MEIRVPWGKGEQTVALEPDRLAGVVHPNEVDSGDEFETLRRALADPIGTVPFGEFIGAGGEILFIVNDGTRPTPTAKVLDIIEGDLAGIEPSFIIATGVHRGPTEEELRFIFGRHLERFRDRIHVHDSKADAEMVHIGTSSSGTEMWVNRLGVEADRLVIIGSVEPHYFGGYTGGRKAFLPGIASYLTIEQNHKFAMNIRAQALALDGNPVHEDMIDALKVIAEKPIFSIQTVLDRDRKIYAATAGHIHESFYAAIERANEVFCVEIPAKADVVVSVAPYPMDVDLYQSQKALDNGKLALAEGGILILVSKCRTGIGHETFYELLSSCSTPKEVLARIERGYVLGYHKAAKMAEIGLWAEMWAVTELPDDVVHKCLMRPFATLQAAVDEALCARGPDAKVLFLVDGSITVPLIPDGKPS from the coding sequence GTGGAGATTCGGGTCCCTTGGGGAAAAGGGGAGCAGACGGTCGCGCTCGAACCTGACCGGCTGGCCGGTGTCGTTCACCCGAACGAGGTTGATTCGGGCGACGAATTCGAAACGCTGCGCCGCGCCCTGGCCGACCCCATCGGCACCGTTCCCTTCGGCGAGTTCATCGGCGCCGGCGGAGAGATTCTCTTCATCGTCAACGACGGCACGCGGCCCACCCCCACCGCCAAGGTCCTCGATATAATCGAGGGGGACCTGGCCGGCATTGAGCCCTCCTTCATCATAGCCACCGGCGTCCACCGCGGTCCCACCGAGGAGGAGCTCCGCTTCATCTTCGGCCGCCACCTCGAGCGTTTCCGCGACCGGATCCACGTCCACGATTCCAAGGCCGACGCCGAGATGGTCCACATCGGCACCTCGTCGTCTGGCACCGAGATGTGGGTCAACCGCCTGGGGGTGGAGGCGGACCGGCTGGTCATCATCGGTTCCGTCGAGCCCCACTACTTCGGCGGCTACACGGGCGGCCGCAAGGCCTTCCTGCCGGGCATCGCGTCTTACCTGACAATCGAACAGAACCACAAATTCGCTATGAATATCCGGGCTCAGGCGCTGGCCCTCGACGGCAACCCGGTCCACGAGGACATGATTGACGCCCTGAAGGTCATCGCCGAAAAACCGATTTTCTCCATCCAGACCGTCCTGGACCGCGACCGCAAAATATACGCCGCCACCGCCGGGCACATCCACGAATCCTTCTACGCCGCCATCGAACGGGCCAACGAGGTCTTCTGCGTAGAGATTCCCGCCAAGGCCGACGTGGTGGTCAGCGTCGCTCCATACCCCATGGACGTGGACCTCTACCAGTCCCAGAAGGCCCTGGACAACGGCAAGCTGGCCCTGGCCGAGGGGGGTATACTCATCCTGGTGTCCAAGTGTCGCACCGGAATCGGCCACGAGACGTTCTACGAGCTCCTGAGCTCCTGCTCCACCCCGAAAGAGGTGCTGGCCCGCATCGAGCGGGGCTACGTCCTGGGGTACCACAAGGCGGCCAAGATGGCGGAAATCGGCCTCTGGGCGGAGATGTGGGCGGTCACCGAGCTCCCCGACGACGTGGTGCACAAGTGCCTCATGCGCCCCTTCGCCACGTTGCAGGCGGCGGTGGACGAGGCCCTTTGCGCCAGGGGGCCCGACGCGAAGGTGCTCTTCCTCGTGGACGGGAGCATCACCGTGCCCCTCATCCCCGACGGCAAACCTTCCTGA
- a CDS encoding porin — protein sequence MRKLLAVLLALTFAGTALAGVTVFDDDFFKVKLGGYFQFRWDYDLQTNVTDGNAFGELYFKRAKLEVSGDIGDYWSFKLVEQVKDRAHFKGLSLDTTDYDIDDDGTPDFTYVSGVTASTAKYLQWELEELYLSFKPVDLFNLRFGLQKPAGSWTYMLSSSAQPFIDRPQHDAWSPDFQEGVVAGLNIAGAEKGTSYLNLQLGVWENDRAGWGGETGPGNDPDLTDINFSVYADSSFMKGIHLGGFLYMANDQDLGYMDPETDADVYTGVTGYGAHANYTHDYFYAGLEYVGGSIGVSSSKDADGGSVDAGDDFGVMGLAVDLFGRLPVGGDFLDLVEIGGRYDMNDTDDTLDNNGMNQLTIGANLFFTKDHYALLQLNYIMQMPEDSDVDGNSWIKAQLQLKF from the coding sequence GTGCGAAAATTACTTGCCGTTCTCCTGGCCCTGACCTTCGCCGGCACGGCCCTGGCCGGCGTCACCGTCTTCGACGACGACTTCTTCAAGGTCAAGCTCGGCGGCTACTTCCAGTTCCGTTGGGACTACGATCTCCAGACCAACGTCACCGACGGCAACGCCTTCGGCGAGCTCTACTTCAAGCGCGCCAAGCTGGAAGTTTCCGGCGACATCGGCGACTACTGGTCCTTCAAGCTCGTCGAGCAGGTCAAGGACCGCGCACACTTCAAGGGCCTTTCCCTGGACACAACGGACTACGACATTGATGACGACGGCACCCCCGATTTCACCTACGTCTCCGGCGTCACCGCCAGCACCGCGAAATACCTGCAGTGGGAGCTCGAGGAGCTCTACCTGTCCTTCAAGCCGGTGGACCTGTTCAACCTGCGATTCGGTCTGCAGAAGCCGGCCGGCTCCTGGACCTACATGCTGTCCAGCTCGGCGCAGCCCTTCATTGACCGGCCCCAGCACGACGCCTGGTCGCCCGATTTCCAAGAGGGCGTCGTGGCCGGGCTCAATATCGCCGGCGCGGAGAAAGGCACCAGTTACCTGAACCTTCAGCTCGGCGTCTGGGAGAACGACAGAGCCGGCTGGGGCGGAGAAACGGGCCCGGGGAACGACCCCGACCTCACCGACATCAACTTCTCCGTCTACGCCGACAGTTCCTTCATGAAGGGTATCCACCTGGGCGGCTTCCTCTACATGGCCAACGACCAGGACCTCGGATACATGGATCCCGAAACCGATGCGGATGTCTACACCGGTGTCACGGGCTACGGCGCCCACGCCAACTACACCCACGATTACTTTTACGCGGGCCTCGAGTACGTCGGCGGGAGCATCGGCGTGTCCAGCTCCAAGGACGCCGACGGCGGCTCCGTTGACGCGGGCGACGACTTCGGCGTCATGGGCCTGGCCGTGGACCTGTTCGGACGGCTGCCCGTGGGCGGCGACTTCCTCGATTTGGTGGAGATCGGCGGCCGTTACGACATGAACGACACCGATGACACCCTGGACAACAACGGCATGAACCAGTTGACCATCGGCGCCAACCTCTTCTTCACCAAGGATCACTACGCGCTGTTGCAGCTCAACTACATCATGCAGATGCCCGAGGACTCCGACGTGGACGGCAACTCCTGGATCAAGGCGCAGTTGCAGCTCAAGTTCTAA
- a CDS encoding NADP-dependent malic enzyme: MAISREEALEYHSRGRAGKIEVVSTKRCRTQRDLSLAYTPGVAIPCLDIEKEPEKVYDYTAKGNLVAVVSNGTAVLGLGDIGPAAGKPVMEGKGVLFKRFADIDVFDLEVDSKNPEEIIRTVEMLEPTFGGINLEDIAAPDCFVIEEELKKRMSIPVFHDDQHGTAIISGAALLNALELNGKDIGQVRLVVSGAGAAGIACTKYYITLGVDPAKILLLDSKGVIYAGRKEGMNPYKEQFAVETDRRTLADAMEGADVFLGLSTAGLVTQDMVRSMASDPIIFAMANPDPEITYPDAKAARDDVIMATGRSDYPNQVNNVLGFPFIFRGALDARATDINEAMKHAATKALADLAKEDVPDSVCKAYGVERLSFGREYLIPKPFDYRVLIWEASAVAQAALESGVARVKLDIDEYKERLEARLGKSREIMRLVIHKARKHPARLVLPEGEDDRILRASAIIVGEGIARPILLGRRSVIEEHIRELGLDLGDVEIINPPESPNLDSYAEEYFKLRQRKGRALAHCRELLQLGRVYGPMMVRMGDADSVLTGITTYYPETIRPAIRVIGTDDGFGIVASMFMLIFKEKVFFFADTTVNIDPSAEELAGIAQLTAKYVKKLGYEPRIAMLSFSNFGSVAHEKTLKVKRAVEIVKRAVPDLKIDGEMQADTAVMPELLESTYPFADLRGGANVLIFPDLQSANIAYKLCSKLGGAEAIGPILMGLNKSAHILPHSCEVDDVVNMAAIAVAEI; encoded by the coding sequence ATGGCCATCAGCCGCGAGGAGGCTCTCGAGTACCACAGCCGGGGCAGGGCCGGCAAGATAGAGGTCGTTTCCACCAAGCGCTGCCGGACTCAGCGCGACCTGTCCCTGGCGTACACCCCCGGGGTGGCGATACCGTGCCTGGATATTGAAAAGGAGCCGGAGAAGGTCTACGACTACACGGCGAAGGGCAACCTGGTGGCCGTCGTCTCGAACGGCACGGCGGTACTCGGGCTGGGCGACATCGGCCCCGCCGCGGGGAAGCCGGTGATGGAGGGCAAGGGCGTCCTCTTCAAGCGCTTCGCCGACATTGACGTCTTCGATCTGGAGGTTGACTCCAAGAACCCCGAAGAGATCATCCGCACCGTGGAGATGCTCGAGCCGACCTTCGGGGGGATCAACCTGGAGGACATCGCCGCCCCCGACTGCTTCGTCATCGAGGAGGAGCTGAAGAAGCGGATGAGCATCCCGGTCTTCCACGACGACCAGCACGGGACGGCCATCATCTCAGGAGCGGCGCTCCTGAACGCCCTGGAGCTCAACGGGAAGGACATCGGCCAGGTCCGGCTCGTGGTCTCGGGCGCCGGGGCCGCCGGTATCGCCTGCACCAAGTACTACATCACCCTCGGGGTGGACCCGGCGAAGATCCTCCTTCTCGACTCGAAGGGGGTCATCTACGCCGGTCGCAAGGAGGGGATGAACCCGTACAAGGAGCAGTTCGCCGTTGAGACCGACCGGCGCACCCTCGCCGACGCCATGGAGGGGGCGGACGTCTTCCTGGGCCTCTCCACCGCCGGGCTGGTGACCCAGGACATGGTGCGGTCCATGGCCTCCGATCCGATCATCTTCGCCATGGCCAACCCGGACCCCGAGATAACCTACCCGGACGCGAAGGCGGCCCGCGACGACGTAATCATGGCCACCGGCCGCTCCGACTATCCGAACCAGGTGAACAACGTCCTGGGGTTCCCGTTCATCTTCCGCGGTGCCCTGGACGCCCGCGCCACCGACATCAACGAGGCCATGAAGCACGCCGCCACCAAGGCCCTGGCCGACCTGGCCAAGGAGGACGTGCCCGATTCGGTCTGCAAGGCCTACGGCGTCGAGCGGCTGAGCTTCGGGCGGGAGTACCTCATCCCCAAGCCCTTCGATTACCGCGTGCTCATCTGGGAGGCCTCCGCCGTCGCCCAGGCGGCTTTGGAGTCCGGCGTCGCCCGGGTCAAGCTGGATATTGACGAGTATAAAGAACGGCTCGAAGCCCGTCTGGGCAAGAGCCGCGAGATCATGCGCCTCGTGATTCACAAGGCCCGTAAACATCCCGCCCGCCTGGTTTTGCCCGAGGGCGAGGACGACCGCATCCTGCGCGCCAGCGCCATCATCGTGGGCGAGGGAATCGCCAGGCCCATCCTCCTCGGCCGGCGCTCCGTCATCGAGGAACACATCCGTGAGCTGGGCCTGGACCTGGGGGACGTGGAAATCATCAACCCGCCCGAATCCCCCAATCTGGACTCCTACGCCGAGGAGTATTTCAAGCTCCGGCAGCGGAAGGGCAGAGCCCTGGCCCACTGCCGAGAGTTGTTGCAGCTGGGGCGTGTGTACGGGCCGATGATGGTCCGGATGGGCGACGCCGACAGCGTGCTGACGGGGATAACCACCTACTATCCGGAGACGATCCGTCCGGCCATCAGGGTCATCGGCACCGATGACGGATTCGGTATCGTGGCCAGCATGTTCATGCTCATCTTCAAAGAGAAGGTGTTTTTCTTCGCCGACACCACCGTGAACATTGATCCCAGCGCCGAGGAGTTGGCGGGCATCGCCCAGCTCACCGCCAAGTATGTCAAGAAGCTCGGCTACGAACCTCGTATCGCCATGCTCTCCTTCTCCAACTTCGGTAGCGTGGCCCACGAGAAAACCCTCAAGGTGAAGCGGGCAGTGGAGATTGTCAAGAGGGCTGTCCCCGACCTGAAGATTGACGGGGAGATGCAGGCGGACACGGCGGTGATGCCCGAGCTCCTCGAGAGCACCTACCCCTTCGCCGACCTGCGAGGTGGGGCGAACGTCTTGATCTTCCCGGACCTGCAATCGGCCAACATCGCCTACAAGTTGTGCTCGAAGCTCGGCGGCGCCGAGGCCATCGGGCCGATCCTGATGGGGCTGAATAAATCCGCCCACATCCTACCCCACAGCTGTGAGGTGGACGACGTGGTGAACATGGCGGCCATCGCCGTGGCCGAGATTTAG